The following coding sequences are from one Lysinibacillus sp. FSL W8-0992 window:
- a CDS encoding MBL fold metallo-hydrolase: MFKLEKSIAIEQNDDVHCAHGKVAVQGIGMSVYSFYVDGLLIDTGSNSLTEEFQSFFRELPIEQVALTHSHEDHSGNAAWIQQHMGVPIYVHHESVADCAQDGNYQLYRQALWGQRPAFIAQPFRDTLETKTATWDIIATPGHTTDHLSFYNRATGAMFTGDLYIQTKTKVVLDEENVVHTLASLKKLLHYDFEKIYCCHAGYLADGRAKIIEKIAYLEELEGEVRKLYERGYSVDDITKAIFRRDYPITKVSGEQWSSKHIITAFTNQFMQESLR; encoded by the coding sequence ATGTTTAAACTAGAGAAAAGCATTGCTATTGAACAAAATGATGACGTGCACTGTGCACATGGTAAGGTAGCTGTTCAAGGTATTGGCATGAGTGTATATAGCTTTTATGTGGATGGCTTACTAATTGATACAGGTTCGAACTCACTTACAGAGGAGTTTCAATCTTTTTTTCGAGAGCTACCGATTGAACAAGTTGCCTTGACTCATTCGCATGAGGATCATTCAGGTAATGCTGCATGGATACAGCAACATATGGGTGTCCCTATTTATGTTCATCATGAGTCAGTTGCGGATTGTGCACAAGATGGAAACTATCAGTTGTATCGTCAAGCGCTATGGGGACAGCGACCAGCGTTTATTGCACAGCCGTTTCGTGACACGCTTGAAACAAAAACGGCTACATGGGATATTATTGCTACACCAGGACATACAACAGATCATTTGTCTTTTTATAATCGTGCAACAGGTGCCATGTTTACAGGTGATTTATATATTCAAACGAAAACAAAAGTTGTACTTGATGAGGAAAACGTTGTACATACTTTGGCATCGTTAAAAAAACTACTACACTATGATTTTGAAAAGATTTATTGCTGCCATGCAGGTTATCTCGCAGATGGTCGGGCAAAAATTATCGAAAAAATTGCCTATTTAGAAGAACTGGAGGGAGAAGTTCGGAAGCTCTATGAACGTGGCTACTCTGTAGATGATATAACGAAAGCAATCTTTCGTAGAGATTACCCGATTACAAAAGTATCGGGAGAACAATGGTCGTCCAAACATATTATTACGGCTTTTACGAATCAATTTATGCAAGAGTCCTTACGTTAA
- a CDS encoding sulfurtransferase has translation MGKVFKTVEEIQVDNVRFVDARYDLQNKESGKQAFEAGHAPGAVYLDLEQDLSDMTSENGRHPMPSKEKLTSVFQELGLRYEDQIVVYDQGASPFAPRAWWMLTYAGFPNVVIVNGGVAALENKVTFTKDIVKYAPTTIDFNWQDHLYAPREAVKAIVDGEQTATLLDARAAARYRGEVEPLDKVAGHIPTAKNFDWEQLKVENTLQANDALRAKVAQDEHIVVYCGSGVTASPLYAVLADEGYENIQLYTGSFSDWITEYDVETGTNE, from the coding sequence GTGGGAAAAGTATTCAAAACAGTTGAGGAAATTCAAGTTGATAATGTCCGTTTTGTGGATGCTCGCTATGATTTACAGAACAAAGAATCAGGAAAACAAGCATTTGAAGCAGGTCATGCACCTGGTGCTGTGTATTTAGATTTAGAGCAGGATTTATCGGATATGACAAGTGAAAATGGCCGTCATCCGATGCCAAGTAAGGAAAAGCTAACGTCTGTATTTCAAGAATTAGGCCTCCGCTATGAAGATCAAATCGTCGTTTATGATCAGGGGGCATCACCGTTTGCACCGCGCGCTTGGTGGATGCTAACGTATGCAGGCTTCCCGAATGTCGTTATTGTCAACGGGGGAGTGGCAGCGCTTGAAAACAAAGTGACTTTCACAAAGGATATTGTCAAATATGCCCCAACGACAATCGACTTTAATTGGCAAGATCATCTTTATGCACCGCGTGAAGCAGTGAAAGCCATTGTGGATGGAGAGCAGACAGCAACGCTATTAGATGCACGTGCCGCTGCTCGCTACCGTGGTGAGGTTGAACCACTTGATAAAGTAGCTGGCCATATTCCAACTGCTAAAAACTTTGATTGGGAGCAATTAAAGGTAGAAAATACACTGCAAGCCAATGATGCGCTGCGTGCAAAAGTTGCACAAGATGAACATATTGTAGTGTATTGTGGTAGTGGTGTCACAGCATCACCACTCTATGCAGTACTTGCCGATGAAGGCTACGAAAATATTCAGCTCTATACAGGTAGCTTTAGTGACTGGATTACTGAATATGATGTAGAAACAGGAACAAATGAATAA